TCAGCCAAAAACCATTCTTCCAAGAAGTCAGCAACCTGTGTCGGAGTGCCTGCAACGACCGGATGATAGTTGATGACCCCGTGAGCTAGAACATCCCTTACAGAGAGTCCTTCTTTTAATAACTTTAAGGCTCTCGGAGAACGTGGGTCCATGGGGTTGGCATAAGCATTTTTTAACAAGTCTGCCGCTAAAGGTTGATCTATATCTACGGAGTTTACCGATAATGGTAAACCAACCATGGATCCGAGGTAACTTACCCTGCTGGGGATTTCCTGAGGATTGAAGCTCATAAGCTGTTTCCGACGATCCAGAGCTTCTTCCTCCGTTGAAGCCAGAGAAAACATAAAACCTGCAAACATTTTGATATCATCGGGGTTTCGACCAAAACGTACAGCGCTTTGCCTTATCGCTTGTCTGTGTTCACGGGCAGACGTAATATCATAAGGATTGGCGTACACTCCCGAAGCATATTTCCCAGCTAATTCTAATCCTTCACTTCCTCCCCCTGCCTGGAAAATCACTGGCTGCCCTTGCTCAGAGGGCGGAATGGGCAAAGGACCACGAGATGCATAATATTGACCCTGAAGGTTTATAGGCTGTATTTTGTCCATATCAGCAAATTCCCCTCCTTCTACATCTAACGTCCAAGCGTCTGGTTCCCAACTCCCCCACAAGGCCTGAACAATTTGTATGCTTTCATGTGCCTTGTCATAGCGCTCTTGGCGATTTTCAACCCGGGCACCGAAATTAGCCGCCGCTAGGGGGTCGGATGTGGTAACCGCATTCCATCCCACACGTCCATGACTGATAACATCCAGTGCTTTGAACTGACGTGCAATGTTGTAGGGATAGTTAAATGTTGTAGAGAGGGTAGCCACAAGCCCGATGTGTTGTGTCTCTCTTGCTACTGCCATCAGTGCCAACATGGGGTCCATAGGGAACATAGGCGTCTGTGGGCCTAAATTATTGGATAATGCTGGAGTGTCAGCGATGAAAATCATTTGAAATTTTCCTTGTTCAGCTAATTTAGCCCGTTCTACATAACTATCCATATTGGTGTAAGCTGCAGGATCCGTGCCAGGCATTCTCCATGCGCTAAATTCGGCTCCATAACCCGAAACCATCTGTAAAGCCAGTTGCATATCACTTCTTTTTTTCATAACGATTTTCTCCTTCGTTCTGGACAGGCACAGATATGTGTGCCCTTACTATAGCGCGAATATATTTAGCATGCTAAGTATATGGATGAATCAGATTTTGTTCCGTTTAGTGAGGGTTATAGATATTGACGTTCACCGGTCTGGGCTGATTTCTCGACGGCATCCAGTAACTGATGTAGTTTCACCGCATCCGCGAAAGTAGGTGCTAAGGTAGTCCCTTCTTGAATATCTTTGGCGAACTTACGATAAGCCTGAGCCATGTTCAGAACAATTCCGGAGTCGTTATATAGAGAATGTGGAGCCGAGTAATAGGCATCGGGAATGGTTAGTTCACGAAGCTCGTTGTCCGTAGATCCTGCACCGCTTAATTGATGTGATCCGAATTGAATGGATGCAGGGGCGCTCAGAACAATCGTGCCGTTGTCTCCGAAAATTTCAAGTGTGAGTCCTGTCTGATGTTTGACTCCGCCTTGAATATGAACGCTGGCTGCCGCACCATTAGTCAATTTTCCTGTAATCATGATCTGATCATCCGTTGTTTTCTTGATGACTTTCTGAATATCTACCAATTCAACTTCTGAAAACTGTTGAGCTGTGGTGGCAGACAATTCTGTAAAGTCCCCAAGCATATAGGTAAATGCATCCAGATTGTGTCCACCTACAATGGTCAGCAAATTCCCTCCAACTTTCCGGTCAAACAAGTACGCAGTAGACTTGTCACCAACGCCCCCCATGCCATCTATAGCAATCTTCAGGTTGGCAGATAACACTTTACCGACATAACCTTCTGCCAATAAATCTTTTACATATTGAACGGCCGGGGCTTGTCTAGCCTGTAATCCAATCGCATTTGGCAGTTGTGCGGACGCTATCCATTCCTGCATTTCAAGCGCTTCCTCTGTATTCGACCCCAGTGGCCATTCACAATAAATTGGTTTGCCAGCAGGCACGACGGCTTTAACGGCGTTATAATGTTCCTTGACATTAATACTGACAACGACCATATCCACATCAGGATGCTGAGCCAACTCCTCCATATTATCAAAGCCGTGATCTGCATAGAAAGCTTCTGCGCTTTTCTTTGCACTCACCATATTACTTGTCCCAACCGCTGTAAGCTCGAACTCATCCAAATGCTGAATAGCTGGAATATGTGTTCCACTCGCCCACCCGTTATTAATGGATGCCCCTATGATACCTGTACGGATTTTTTTACTCATTGTTAAACATCTCCCTTGTTAAAATTTACAGTATGATCGAATATCGGTTTGCCTCCAGCCCTTATCAGTCACTCATTTCTATGATATATTTATTTAGCTTGCTAACTATCCAATCGAGATAACATTAATTATTCTTTCACATTTTAGGTAAACTAAAATTGTTTTGGTGTTGACACCATCATAGATGTATTTGTTTTATTAGCAAAGAGGGCAATTTAAATGAACATAGTACATCTTTTTGTACCTTTGGATCAGGAGTGATATGAATGAGAGTTTGCAACGAAGGATTTGAACAAGAGTTTATAGATGGAAAAAGTGACATGTACGCCATAGCTTTTACTCAGAATGTCCTTTCTGGGCGTTGGAAATATTTTATCTTATGGTACCTAAAAGACGAAACACGGCGATATACGGATATCAAAAAATTCCTTGGAGATCTGTCTCAAGGCTCCCTTACAAAGCAGCTTAAAGAGTTGGAGAATGATGGTGTTATTCAACGTGATGTATATCCGGAAGTTCCTCCGCGAGTTGAGTATTCGTTAACAGACAAGGGAATGAAGTTACTACCGATCCTTGAAAAGATGGAGGACTTTGGCAAAGAATACGGCTAAGCAACTTAAACTAGGCTTCCATATTACTTATCTTTGTTAAAGGGGGGATGATATGTTTTTCTTCTTTTTTTCTCCTTGCTTTTGGTGCTGTTCTGACTATCGCCTCTGTTCGACTTCTCCTTATAGACAAATAAAGTTGCTATTGTAGCAACTTTATTAAAAGACATTTTTAGATTTCTTAAACATTTTCAGGCTCATAAATTCCGTAACCATTCTTGCCATTCTTTTTAATCTTATACATGGCTCCATCCGCATGTCTCAGAAGTTCGGAAGGCTCCTGTCCATGCTTGGGAAATAGGCTGATACCAATACTCATCGAAAGGTTGATATAGTTTCCGGCAATTTTGAAATGGGTACTGAATGCAGCTTCCAATCTTTTGGCGATGACTTCAGCTTCGTAATCATCTTTCAGATGGCTTAAAATGATGAATTCGTCCCCGCCAAGCCGAGCTACAGTGTCCGCACTTGGAATTGTTTCGCTTAATCGCTTTGCCATCTCCAGCAACACTTGATCGCCAACATGGTGTCCATATGTATCATTCACTTGTTTAAACCCATCAGCATCCACAAACATGACGGCTAGTTTGTTATGGTTTCTTTGGGCATTACTGATGGCCCAGGCAAGACGGTCATTATAAGCAAGACGATTAGGCAGACCTGTAAGTGGATCATGCAAAGACAAATGCTTGCTGATTTTCTCGGAGATTTTGATTTTGGCGTACTCCGTCTCCAGTTCTTTGATCAGATTTTTAAGTTTATATACCCTGGTATTGGTGTTAGTCATGTCAGTAATCTGAATAAGGGCATAACTGCGATCTTCATGATAGAGCGGTTCAACATGCATATTTTGTCTGAATAATTGTTCATCCTCTCCTTCATTAGGAAGAATGAATGCCTTATGTAAAGCGCTTGAGCAAAATCTGCTCTGTCCATGATACAGCGCATTTTGCAAAATATTTAGATACATATTTGACTTAAACCGTGGGCAGACCTCAAGCAGATTTAAGCCTACTACCTCTTCTACGTTCTTGCCAGTAAAGCGCTCCAACCAGGCATTCCAGACAACAATTTTTAAATGCCTGTCCACGATCATTATTCCCATATGGGCTTTGTTCAAAGCTTGTGAAATAAGATTATCCATTGTCCGCCTCCAACAAAGCGTCCATTTTTGCCAGCAGGCTCGATATGGAGTTCATGCTCAATGCTATGACAATGATACCTGTCACATCCGTATCGGCAAGTAAAAACGAGGTATGTAAAACCAGGACATAGACTTCATTCTGAAGCAATATTTGTTGATCGGAATTGGTGACATAGATCAGTTCAATATCAGGCAGGACGTATTCCAGTTTGATCTCCAGGAAATTACCGAATTCTCCAATAATGGCGTTAAGCAGGACATTGCTAACTTCCTTCAAAACGTCCAAATCCGTATCCATCAGGTTCGGATCGTTCGGTATAACGCTCTCACCCAGTTCTCCAAGACAGATGTTTGCCAATACTTTAGCCTGCTCAACAGGAAACATCAGAAATGCTTTTCCCTGAAATTCGTATCCAAACTGTAAGGATGACCTAAACAGGTGACCTTCACTAAAGAAAATGTTGTATCTTCGATCTCCAGGATCAACATCGGATATGGAGATTAGTTCCACTTCCGGTATATTCAAAACGATACGCTTGTCTACAATCTCTGACAACATGTTAGCCGCTTGTCCCACGTAAACGTTCACTAGTTCAGTAAGCAAATCCTTCTGTAAATCATTCAGCATGATAGGCCGCCTGAATCAGTTGAATCATGGTAGTTGCCTTCTCTGCAGTTAACGGTTTATTCAAAAAACCAGAAATGCCTAACATTTCAACTTCATCCCTAGTTGTCTTCTGAATATCTGCAGATAAGATAATAATTTTGACATTGCTATCCGTTTCTCGAATCATTCGAAGCATTTCTTGTCCGTTCAAACCAGGCATCAGCAGGTCGGTGGTTATAAAATCAGGTTGAAATTCCTTAAATAGGTTGTATCCTTGCTCTCCATTATTAGCAATCTGAATCTCGCATGCTGGAATATGATCAACAATCAGCTTTGTAAGCAATTTCTGTACGAAAATGGAGTCTTCCACAATTAATACTTTCATTTTCTCTTCAGTCTCCTTGATAAAATGGTAAGAGCTCGGGATGGTCAGGCGCTGTGGACAGTTCTTGATATAGGGCTTTCGCGCGCAGTGGCACCCTGAAAAGAGACTGACTGGTGAATCAAGTAAATATAAATTATAGTAACTTTAATTTAATTGTCAACAACATTATTGAATAAGTTAGATTCGTGTGCAATTGACATACTACGGCCGCCGTTTAAAAAAACATAAAAAAAACGGTCACTCTAGTGACCGTTTTTGATCGGTTATCTGGAACTGCATTAAGTTTACTCTTTTACCCCTCCAAGCTGCAAGCCATGAACGAAATACTTCTGCAAAAATGGGTATACAACTAAGATGGGTAATGCGGCAACAATCGTAATCGCTGCCCGAATAGATACAGGTGTGACCATGTTACGCGCAGCACCAAGATCTGCACCATTGGCAACGGCTGCACTGCTGTTGGAATTCATAGAAGATGATAATAGTTTCATCAACTCATATTGCAGCGTGCTCAGGTTTTGTTTGGAAGATGCATACAGAAACGTATCAAACCAAGAATTCCATTGACCGACTGCAATGAACAGTGCAACAGTAGCGAGAACCGGTTGGCACAGCGGTAGAATAATGGAAATGAATGTTCTGAAATCTCCAGCACCATCAATTTTGGCGGATTCGATCAATCCCTCCGGTAGTGTCTGAATATAGGTTCGAATAACAATCATATTAAAGGCACTGATCAGCCCAGGAATAATGTACACCAGGAAGTTGTTTAACAAATGTAAATCTTTCATTAGGAAGTAAGTTGGAATAAGACCTGCACTAAAATACATCGTAAGAACAACTGTAATGGTAATGGGCTTTCGTAATATATAATCTTTTCGGCTTAGTGTGTAAGCCAGCATGGAGGTTAAGAATAGACTTAGAACTGTCCCCAAAACCGTTCTCGCCACAGATATACCAAAGGCGCTGAAGATGGTCCCTCCTGCAAATACTGCTCTGTAGTTTTGATCTGTCCATACCCGAGGCCACAGATAAATCCCACCTCGGATGGTGTCATTACCGGCATTGAATGATACGGCGAGTGTATTCACAAACGGATACAGGGTAACAATCGCGATTGCGATCATCAGTATACCATTTAACGTATGGAAGACAATCGGTTCAAGCCGAGATTTATTGATTCCCATCTCTAGTCCCCCTTATATTAATCGGTCTTCCCCGAGCCGTTTGGAAATTGAATTCGCCGCAAAGATCAGCGTGATACTAACTACTGTTTTGAAGATACCTGCCGCAGTAGCCAAAGAATAATTCCCGATCTGTAGTCCGTATTTCAGGACAAATATATCTATCGTCTGTGACCAGTCGACAACCACACCATTACCTAACAGATACTGAACCTCGAATCCAGCTTCCAAAATCCAGCCCATATTCATGATCAGCAAAATGATAACAATGGATTTGATTCCGGGTAAGGTCACATACAGCATTTTCTTATATCGGTTCGCACCATCAATCTCTGCCGCTTCATAGAGGGAAGGATCGATAGACGTGATGGCCGCCA
The nucleotide sequence above comes from Paenibacillus sp. W2I17. Encoded proteins:
- a CDS encoding carbohydrate ABC transporter permease — protein: MGINKSRLEPIVFHTLNGILMIAIAIVTLYPFVNTLAVSFNAGNDTIRGGIYLWPRVWTDQNYRAVFAGGTIFSAFGISVARTVLGTVLSLFLTSMLAYTLSRKDYILRKPITITVVLTMYFSAGLIPTYFLMKDLHLLNNFLVYIIPGLISAFNMIVIRTYIQTLPEGLIESAKIDGAGDFRTFISIILPLCQPVLATVALFIAVGQWNSWFDTFLYASSKQNLSTLQYELMKLLSSSMNSNSSAAVANGADLGAARNMVTPVSIRAAITIVAALPILVVYPFLQKYFVHGLQLGGVKE
- a CDS encoding Gfo/Idh/MocA family protein — its product is MSKKIRTGIIGASINNGWASGTHIPAIQHLDEFELTAVGTSNMVSAKKSAEAFYADHGFDNMEELAQHPDVDMVVVSINVKEHYNAVKAVVPAGKPIYCEWPLGSNTEEALEMQEWIASAQLPNAIGLQARQAPAVQYVKDLLAEGYVGKVLSANLKIAIDGMGGVGDKSTAYLFDRKVGGNLLTIVGGHNLDAFTYMLGDFTELSATTAQQFSEVELVDIQKVIKKTTDDQIMITGKLTNGAAASVHIQGGVKHQTGLTLEIFGDNGTIVLSAPASIQFGSHQLSGAGSTDNELRELTIPDAYYSAPHSLYNDSGIVLNMAQAYRKFAKDIQEGTTLAPTFADAVKLHQLLDAVEKSAQTGERQYL
- a CDS encoding sensor domain-containing diguanylate cyclase, producing MDNLISQALNKAHMGIMIVDRHLKIVVWNAWLERFTGKNVEEVVGLNLLEVCPRFKSNMYLNILQNALYHGQSRFCSSALHKAFILPNEGEDEQLFRQNMHVEPLYHEDRSYALIQITDMTNTNTRVYKLKNLIKELETEYAKIKISEKISKHLSLHDPLTGLPNRLAYNDRLAWAISNAQRNHNKLAVMFVDADGFKQVNDTYGHHVGDQVLLEMAKRLSETIPSADTVARLGGDEFIILSHLKDDYEAEVIAKRLEAAFSTHFKIAGNYINLSMSIGISLFPKHGQEPSELLRHADGAMYKIKKNGKNGYGIYEPENV
- a CDS encoding helix-turn-helix domain-containing protein, which encodes MRVCNEGFEQEFIDGKSDMYAIAFTQNVLSGRWKYFILWYLKDETRRYTDIKKFLGDLSQGSLTKQLKELENDGVIQRDVYPEVPPRVEYSLTDKGMKLLPILEKMEDFGKEYG
- a CDS encoding NtaA/DmoA family FMN-dependent monooxygenase (This protein belongs to a clade of FMN-dependent monooxygenases, within a broader family of flavin-dependent oxidoreductases, the luciferase-like monooxygenase (LMM) family, some of whose members use coenzyme F420 rather than FMN.), with product MKKRSDMQLALQMVSGYGAEFSAWRMPGTDPAAYTNMDSYVERAKLAEQGKFQMIFIADTPALSNNLGPQTPMFPMDPMLALMAVARETQHIGLVATLSTTFNYPYNIARQFKALDVISHGRVGWNAVTTSDPLAAANFGARVENRQERYDKAHESIQIVQALWGSWEPDAWTLDVEGGEFADMDKIQPINLQGQYYASRGPLPIPPSEQGQPVIFQAGGGSEGLELAGKYASGVYANPYDITSAREHRQAIRQSAVRFGRNPDDIKMFAGFMFSLASTEEEALDRRKQLMSFNPQEIPSRVSYLGSMVGLPLSVNSVDIDQPLAADLLKNAYANPMDPRSPRALKLLKEGLSVRDVLAHGVINYHPVVAGTPTQVADFLEEWFLAEACDGFSVVPDVLLMALQIL
- a CDS encoding response regulator transcription factor, coding for MKVLIVEDSIFVQKLLTKLIVDHIPACEIQIANNGEQGYNLFKEFQPDFITTDLLMPGLNGQEMLRMIRETDSNVKIIILSADIQKTTRDEVEMLGISGFLNKPLTAEKATTMIQLIQAAYHAE